The following are encoded in a window of Vigna unguiculata cultivar IT97K-499-35 chromosome 8, ASM411807v1, whole genome shotgun sequence genomic DNA:
- the LOC114193934 gene encoding 7-deoxyloganetin glucosyltransferase-like, with amino-acid sequence MSSRDANEKPHAVCVPFPAQGHINPMLKLAKLLHFNGFYITFVNTHYNHKRLLKSRGLDSLNGLPSFRFETIPDGLPEPEVEGTHHVPSLCHSTSTTCLPHFRNLLSKLNNESSVPAVSCIISDGVMSFTLDASQELGIPNVLFWTSSACGFMCYVHYNELIQRGIVPLKDASDLTNGYLDTTIDWVAGIKEIRLKDFPSFIRTTDPEDIMLNFPRDECMRAEKASAIILNTFDALEHDVLEAFSSILPPVYSIGPLSFLLSNVSDKRLNAIGSNLWREEPGCLEWLDTKESNTVVYVNFGSVTVMTNEQMIEFAWGLANSNKSFVWVIRPDLVVGERAVLPQEFVTETKDRGLLSGWCPQEEVLGHPAIGVFLTHSGWNSTLESVCAGVPMICWPFFAEQQTNCRFCCKEWGIGVEIEDVERGQIERLVREMMDGEKGKEMKRKAVKWKILAKKAASGPTGSSFVQLQKLIRDVLKGKNGITII; translated from the exons ATGAGTTCCCGGGACGCAAACGAGAAACCGCACGCTGTGTGTGTCCCATTCCCAGCACAAGGCCACATAAATCCAATGCTGAAGCTAGCAAAACTCCTTCACTTCAACGGCTTTTACATAACCTTTGTGAACACCCACTATAACCACAAACGCCTTCTCAAAAGCCGAGGCCTGGACTCTCTCAACGGGCTTCCGTCGTTCCGCTTCGAAACCATCCCCGATGGGCTTCCCGAGCCCGAAGTAGAAGGCACACACCATGTGCCTTCACTATGCCACTCAACCAGCACCACTTGCTTGCCGCATTTCAGAAACCTTCTTTCCAAACTGAACAATGAATCCAGTGTTCCCGCCGTGTCTTGCATCATTTCCGACGGCGTCATGAGCTTCACTCTGGATGCTTCCCAGGAATTAGGTATTCCAAACGTGTTGTTTTGGACCAGTAGCGCATGTGGGTTCATGTGCTACGTGCATTACAATGAACTTATTCAACGGGGAATTGTACCACTCAAAG ATGCGAGTGATCTCACAAACGGATATCTGGATACTACAATCGATTGGGTGGCAGGCATTAAAGAGATTCGATTGAAGGATTTTCCGTCGTTCATTAGAACCACAGATCCAGAAGATATTATGCTTAACTTCCCTCGTGACGAGTGCATGAGAGCCGAAAAAGCTTCTGCAATAATTTTGAACACGTTTGATGCTTTAGAGCACGATGTTTTGGAAGCATTCTCGTCCATTTTACCTCCTGTGTATTCCATTGGTCCCTTAAGTTTTCTGTTGAGCAATGTGAGTGATAAGAGGTTGAACGCAATAGGGTCCAACCTATGGAGGGAGGAGCCAGGGTGTCTGGAATGGCTTGATACTAAAGAATCCAACACAGTGGTTTATGTGAACTTTGGAAGCGTGACGGTTATGACGAATGAGCAAATGATTGAGTTTGCATGGGGACTAGCAAACAGCAACAAAAGTTTCGTGTGGGTTATAAGACCAGATCTTGTGGTTGGCGAAAGAGCTGTTCTACCTCAAGAGTTTGTGACAGAAACTAAGGACAGAGGCCTGTTATCTGGTTGGTGTCCCCAAGAGGAAGTGTTGGGTCACCCAGCAATTGGAGTTTTTTTGACACATAGCGGTTGGAATTCAACGTTGGAAAGTGTTTGTGCTGGTGTTCCGATGATATGTTGGCCTTTCTTTGCGGAGCAACAAACTAATTGTAGGTTTTGTTGCAAGGAATGGGGGATTGGGGTGGAGATTGAAGATGTTGAGAGGGGGCAAATAGAGAGGCTTGTGAGGGAGATGATGgatggtgaaaagggtaaagaGATGAAAAGGAAAGCTGTCAAGTGGAAAATATTGGCCAAAAAGGCTGCTTCTGGCCCCACTGGTTCTTCGTTTGTTCAGCTTCAGAAATTGATCCGTGATGTTCTTAAGGGCAAAAATGGTATCacaattatttag